From one Myxococcota bacterium genomic stretch:
- a CDS encoding MoxR family ATPase: MSSSEAVQSFHQFEGTQGYIASQPLIDAVNCAIALERPLLIKGEPGTGKTLLARHVSEGIGLPMESWHIKSTSKAADGLYVYDTIQRLNDARFGDGDVKDVRRYIKYGPLGRVFAAKNRHVLLIDEIDKADVEFPNDLLHELDEMRFNVLETGEEVAAAERPVVIITSNNEKELPDAFLRRCVFYFIDFPEPDLMKQIVDVHHPNLDAQLLDQVLIKFYWLRGQNELRKKPSTSELIDWIAALLRSGVSQQQVEQHLPFVGTLLKNEQDTEALNRFNDGGGPLPKDWSDLGPQYRQ; encoded by the coding sequence ATGTCCAGCTCCGAAGCGGTCCAGTCGTTCCACCAGTTCGAGGGCACCCAGGGCTACATCGCCTCCCAGCCCCTGATCGACGCCGTCAACTGCGCGATCGCCCTCGAGCGGCCGCTGCTCATCAAGGGTGAGCCCGGGACGGGGAAGACCCTGCTCGCGCGCCACGTGTCCGAGGGCATCGGGCTCCCGATGGAGTCGTGGCACATCAAGAGCACCTCGAAGGCGGCGGACGGGCTCTACGTCTACGACACCATTCAGCGTCTGAACGACGCCCGCTTCGGCGACGGCGACGTGAAGGACGTGCGCCGCTACATCAAGTACGGCCCGCTCGGCCGCGTGTTCGCGGCGAAGAACCGCCACGTGCTGCTGATCGACGAGATCGACAAGGCCGACGTGGAGTTCCCGAACGACCTGCTCCACGAGCTCGACGAGATGCGCTTCAACGTGCTCGAGACGGGCGAGGAGGTCGCCGCTGCCGAGCGACCGGTGGTGATCATCACCTCGAACAACGAGAAGGAGCTGCCCGACGCCTTCCTGCGGCGCTGCGTCTTCTACTTCATCGATTTTCCGGAACCCGATCTGATGAAGCAGATCGTGGACGTCCATCACCCGAACCTCGACGCGCAGCTCCTCGACCAGGTGCTGATCAAGTTCTACTGGCTGCGCGGCCAGAACGAACTGCGGAAGAAGCCCTCGACGTCGGAGTTGATCGACTGGATCGCCGCGCTGCTCCGCTCGGGAGTCTCGCAGCAGCAGGTCGAGCAGCACCTGCCCTTCGTCGGCACGCTCCTCAAGAACGAGCAGGACACCGAGGCGCTCAACCGCTTCAACGACGGTGGCGGGCCGCTCCCGAAGGACTGGTCCGACCTCGGACCCCAGTACCGGCAGTAG